The Thalassoroseus pseudoceratinae genome has a segment encoding these proteins:
- a CDS encoding nucleoside hydrolase — MSWGASFANADERQPVPLIFDTDIGNDCDDVLAMGVIHALQTRGECELLAVTITKDHELAAAFTDVVNTFYGRGDIPIGVCRSGVTPEPGRFNVLAAQKDNGNDRYEHDLRSGKDAPDAVDVLRKTLASQEDGSVVIVQVGFSTNLANLLKSPADKHSDLSGLELVKKKVKLLSIMAGAFRQIANNRGQLYDHKEYNIVKDIPAAKAIAKDWPTPIVWSGYEIGKNLTYPHMSILRDYQYVPHHPLSEAYIVYNPPPHDRPTWDLTSVLHAVRPEHQYFDLSATGRVHVADDGLTTFEESSNGRDRYLILREEQKGRAREALVQLSSQPPAGHQPKADD, encoded by the coding sequence ATGTCGTGGGGAGCATCTTTCGCAAACGCTGATGAACGTCAGCCGGTTCCTTTGATTTTCGATACCGATATTGGAAACGATTGCGACGATGTCCTCGCGATGGGTGTGATTCATGCGTTGCAAACGCGAGGCGAGTGTGAACTCCTAGCAGTCACGATTACCAAAGACCACGAGCTCGCAGCCGCGTTTACAGATGTGGTGAATACGTTCTATGGTCGTGGTGACATTCCGATCGGTGTCTGCCGAAGCGGTGTCACGCCAGAGCCAGGACGATTCAATGTCCTAGCAGCCCAAAAGGACAACGGCAACGACCGCTACGAGCACGACTTGCGAAGCGGCAAAGACGCTCCCGATGCTGTCGATGTCCTCCGCAAGACATTGGCTAGTCAAGAAGATGGCAGTGTTGTGATTGTACAAGTCGGGTTCTCCACCAACCTTGCGAATCTTTTGAAGTCACCGGCTGACAAACATAGTGACTTGAGCGGCCTAGAACTCGTCAAGAAGAAGGTCAAACTGCTATCGATTATGGCCGGTGCATTTCGGCAGATTGCGAACAACAGGGGACAACTGTACGACCACAAAGAATACAACATTGTCAAAGACATCCCCGCGGCGAAAGCAATCGCGAAAGATTGGCCGACACCAATCGTCTGGAGCGGATATGAGATTGGCAAGAATCTGACGTATCCTCACATGAGCATCTTGCGTGACTATCAATACGTGCCGCATCATCCACTGTCTGAGGCTTACATAGTTTACAATCCTCCGCCACACGATCGCCCCACTTGGGATTTAACCTCGGTCTTGCATGCAGTTCGTCCCGAGCATCAATACTTCGACCTATCGGCAACCGGCCGCGTGCATGTGGCCGACGATGGTCTGACGACCTTTGAAGAATCTAGCAATGGTCGCGACCGCTACTTGATTCTGCGAGAAGAACAAAAAGGCCGTGCCCGCGAAGCGCTTGTGCAACTTTCCAGCCAACCTCCAGCAGGGCATCAGCCAAAGGCCGACGATTGA
- the rbsK gene encoding ribokinase — translation MSNQNHSAPRIVVCGSINMDLVVRCQTIPKPGQTIAAESVTEVCGGKGANQAVAAAKVGGRVQMIGRVGNDAFARRLQANLEQYHVDCQAVLSTDDCASGLAIIALESSGQNAIMVVPGANGQLLESDIQSHHQLIESADVLMLQLEIPTPSVIAAIDIAKQCGVRCILDPAPVAAEWTDGLLDVDLVCPNESEAAAITGIEIDSIEDARTAAQQLINRGAKNAIITLGDRGTVLLADDSFHHIAPTPIQPVDTTAAGDAFASALAVEWANTSNLLQATQFASVAGALAATKFGAQQSLADRNEINARRNHS, via the coding sequence ATGTCGAATCAGAACCACTCAGCACCAAGAATCGTCGTTTGCGGTTCCATCAACATGGACCTAGTTGTTCGCTGTCAAACAATCCCGAAACCCGGACAAACAATTGCCGCGGAATCGGTTACTGAAGTTTGTGGCGGAAAGGGTGCTAACCAAGCGGTGGCAGCAGCGAAAGTCGGTGGGCGGGTCCAGATGATTGGTCGTGTCGGCAACGATGCATTTGCAAGGCGTCTGCAAGCCAATCTGGAACAATACCATGTCGACTGCCAAGCGGTCTTGTCCACAGACGACTGCGCGAGTGGACTGGCAATCATTGCGTTAGAAAGTTCCGGCCAAAACGCAATTATGGTTGTTCCGGGAGCCAATGGTCAGCTGTTAGAATCTGATATCCAGTCTCATCATCAACTGATCGAGTCGGCGGATGTCTTGATGCTCCAATTGGAAATACCGACGCCAAGTGTGATTGCTGCCATCGACATTGCAAAGCAGTGTGGCGTGCGTTGCATTCTGGATCCGGCCCCGGTTGCTGCCGAATGGACTGATGGCTTACTCGATGTGGATCTCGTTTGCCCCAATGAAAGCGAGGCGGCCGCTATCACCGGGATCGAGATCGATTCCATCGAAGACGCTAGAACAGCAGCACAACAACTAATAAACCGCGGCGCGAAGAATGCCATTATCACACTCGGTGATAGAGGAACGGTATTACTAGCAGATGATTCATTCCATCACATTGCACCAACTCCTATTCAGCCAGTCGACACCACAGCGGCCGGTGATGCTTTTGCAAGTGCGTTAGCCGTCGAGTGGGCGAACACATCGAATCTCTTACAGGCGACTCAGTTCGCTAGTGTCGCCGGTGCGTTGGCTGCCACAAAATTTGGTGCCCAGCAAAGCCTTGCCGACCGAAACGAAATCAATGCCCGAAGGAACCACTCATGA
- a CDS encoding sugar ABC transporter substrate-binding protein gives MKSARSTLVAGGLLCVCLMFGCNQSATKDSSDSGSAKKPKIALIMKSLANEFFSTMAEGAETHQQQSGEYELIVNGIKDERDVSRQVALVQEMVANEVDAIVIAPAESQALIPSLRRAMKAGIIVVNIDNKLDAEMLAKEDLKIPFVGPDNKAGAKSVGDYLAKNLTKGDAVAILEGLQTSENGRARKAGFEASMNDAGAKIVDSQSAEWEMSKANEVASSMLSEHPEIKAILAANDSMALGAVAAAKSVGRSDDLLIVGFDNIAAVQTAIRSGKILATADQHGDQLAVFGIEAALKLIADENAEVTDVETPVDLVTKETLESK, from the coding sequence ATGAAAAGCGCAAGATCAACCTTAGTTGCCGGTGGACTCTTATGTGTCTGCCTGATGTTTGGATGCAATCAGTCTGCTACAAAAGACTCTTCAGATTCCGGCTCAGCGAAGAAACCGAAGATCGCGTTGATTATGAAATCACTCGCGAACGAGTTTTTCTCGACGATGGCCGAAGGTGCGGAAACGCATCAACAGCAATCCGGTGAATATGAGCTAATCGTCAACGGTATCAAAGACGAGCGTGATGTGAGTCGCCAAGTGGCACTCGTGCAAGAGATGGTGGCCAATGAGGTCGATGCGATTGTGATTGCCCCTGCGGAATCGCAAGCTCTCATTCCATCCCTGCGACGAGCAATGAAGGCGGGCATTATTGTTGTGAACATTGACAACAAACTCGATGCGGAAATGCTAGCCAAGGAAGATTTGAAGATACCATTCGTCGGCCCGGACAACAAAGCCGGAGCCAAGAGCGTTGGCGACTATCTAGCGAAGAACCTTACCAAAGGTGATGCCGTCGCCATCTTGGAAGGACTGCAAACATCCGAGAATGGTCGTGCTCGAAAAGCGGGTTTCGAGGCGTCCATGAACGACGCTGGTGCCAAAATCGTAGACAGTCAATCCGCCGAGTGGGAGATGTCAAAGGCAAATGAAGTGGCATCGTCGATGCTCAGCGAACATCCGGAAATCAAAGCGATCTTAGCTGCGAACGACAGCATGGCGTTGGGTGCTGTTGCAGCGGCTAAGAGTGTCGGACGTAGCGATGATTTGCTCATTGTTGGTTTTGACAACATTGCAGCGGTGCAAACTGCGATTCGCAGTGGCAAAATTCTTGCTACCGCTGACCAGCACGGCGATCAATTGGCCGTCTTTGGAATCGAGGCAGCCTTGAAACTGATCGCCGACGAAAACGCAGAAGTCACCGACGTCGAAACTCCCGTCGATCTCGTGACTAAAGAAACGCTGGAGTCGAAATGA
- a CDS encoding sugar ABC transporter ATP-binding protein — MKPLFTATDITKRFGSVTVLDGVSFDVRAGEIHALLGANGAGKSTLCKIISGLLTPDGGAMSIAGNRYSPRHKQSAERAGVQIVQQELNQVSTLTVAENIFLTRMPRILGIIRKRKLAQQARRVLDHFGLQNVPTDAVMSTLGVGRQQMIEIATALDRQCRLLILDEPTAALGNRETERLFERLRSLRDRGIGIIYISHRLDEVAQLSDRVTVLRDGQCVCTKETSAMTTNQMVDWMTGESQHEHHEFQSFATNQSAMQVQGITVGVVRDISFSIRRGERLGITGLVGSGRTELLRAIFGADTPEAGTVQVVNHRPTRFTHPNQAVAAGLALVTEDRKQDGLLLRQPIRVNTSLGSLGKRFANLGIIRNQRERQVVQQMVTELETKCNHIDQLVGTLSGGNQQKVAVSKWLVRDADVLLFDEPTRGIDVAARRRIYRLIESLAQAGKAIVIVSSDLEELLETCDRIGVVSAGKWTGEFSRDSWSSDQIMQAAFAGYRQTETVA, encoded by the coding sequence ATGAAACCGTTGTTCACCGCGACGGATATCACGAAACGCTTTGGGAGTGTGACGGTGCTCGATGGTGTTTCGTTCGATGTTCGCGCCGGAGAGATTCACGCTTTGCTCGGTGCAAACGGAGCCGGCAAGAGTACGCTCTGCAAGATCATCTCCGGACTGCTCACGCCGGATGGCGGGGCGATGTCAATCGCAGGCAACAGGTATTCACCGCGTCATAAGCAATCGGCTGAACGCGCTGGCGTTCAGATCGTCCAGCAGGAACTGAATCAAGTCTCCACATTGACCGTCGCGGAGAACATATTCCTGACGCGAATGCCTCGCATTTTGGGGATCATCCGGAAACGCAAACTAGCCCAGCAAGCACGCCGAGTACTCGACCATTTTGGCTTACAGAACGTGCCCACTGATGCCGTCATGAGCACATTGGGCGTGGGTCGGCAACAGATGATCGAGATTGCCACAGCACTTGACCGCCAGTGTCGATTATTGATCCTCGATGAACCGACAGCCGCGCTCGGCAATCGTGAAACGGAACGGCTCTTTGAACGATTACGAAGTCTGCGCGACCGGGGAATTGGAATCATCTATATTAGTCACCGACTGGATGAGGTCGCCCAACTCTCAGACCGGGTCACAGTGCTTCGCGACGGACAATGCGTCTGCACGAAAGAAACGTCGGCGATGACGACCAACCAAATGGTCGATTGGATGACCGGGGAATCCCAACACGAACACCACGAGTTCCAATCGTTTGCGACGAATCAGTCGGCGATGCAAGTTCAAGGGATCACAGTGGGCGTTGTTCGAGACATTTCCTTTTCCATTCGTCGCGGGGAGCGACTTGGTATCACCGGACTCGTTGGTTCCGGGCGAACGGAATTGTTGCGTGCGATTTTCGGAGCAGATACCCCCGAAGCCGGAACAGTGCAAGTTGTCAACCACCGGCCAACACGATTTACGCATCCGAATCAAGCGGTCGCCGCGGGACTAGCACTCGTGACCGAAGATCGCAAGCAGGACGGTCTGTTATTGCGACAGCCGATTCGTGTTAACACATCTCTAGGATCACTAGGCAAGCGTTTTGCGAATTTGGGAATCATTCGAAATCAGCGGGAGCGGCAGGTCGTTCAACAGATGGTCACAGAGCTAGAGACCAAGTGCAACCACATCGACCAACTGGTCGGCACACTCAGCGGTGGAAATCAGCAGAAGGTTGCGGTTTCGAAATGGTTAGTCCGCGACGCTGATGTGTTGCTATTTGACGAACCGACGCGCGGCATTGATGTCGCAGCGCGTCGACGGATCTACCGACTCATCGAGTCACTAGCTCAGGCCGGAAAAGCCATTGTTATTGTGAGTAGTGACTTAGAAGAGTTGTTGGAAACTTGCGACCGAATTGGTGTTGTCTCAGCTGGGAAATGGACTGGCGAGTTTAGTCGCGATTCGTGGTCATCAGACCAAATCATGCAAGCCGCGTTTGCAGGATATCGACAAACGGAGACTGTTGCATGA
- a CDS encoding ABC transporter permease, whose product MIIKHMNRTVLQYGGLLTALALLILVFSLQTESFFQLGTARLIANQIPELTLLSVGMTLVLVIGQIDLSVGSVMALAGAVLGVLMATYEWSLGPAIAAGLATAAVCGWVTGAISIWFRIPSFIVSLGMLQIARGATRQLLDSKTLTIGFDVAVISEPISGIGLSPIFLIAIAAVFATQFLISGTVFGRYCIAIGTNAEAVRMSGIRTAPYAIMVFVISGLLCGLAGLAPTSLMEAADPGAGTGIELSAIAACVIGGTSLMGGRGNAISTFLGVLVIAVLQTGLSRMSVEDANKQIITGVVIIMAVLIDTLRRNWETSES is encoded by the coding sequence ATGATCATCAAACATATGAATCGAACGGTACTGCAATATGGTGGCTTGCTAACAGCGTTAGCCTTATTGATCTTGGTCTTTAGTCTGCAAACAGAGAGTTTCTTTCAGCTGGGTACAGCGAGACTCATTGCCAATCAAATTCCCGAACTCACACTATTGTCTGTCGGGATGACACTGGTCCTCGTGATTGGTCAAATTGATTTGTCGGTTGGCAGCGTGATGGCGTTAGCCGGGGCTGTACTCGGTGTCTTGATGGCGACCTATGAATGGTCGCTAGGTCCAGCAATCGCTGCTGGTCTAGCGACTGCTGCCGTATGCGGTTGGGTGACGGGAGCGATTTCAATTTGGTTTCGGATTCCGTCGTTCATCGTCTCGCTTGGGATGCTGCAAATTGCCCGTGGTGCGACTCGGCAGTTACTCGATTCCAAGACGTTAACAATCGGTTTCGATGTCGCAGTGATCAGTGAACCAATATCAGGCATTGGTCTTTCCCCCATATTCTTAATCGCCATTGCGGCCGTGTTCGCGACTCAATTTCTCATTAGTGGAACGGTGTTTGGCCGCTATTGCATTGCCATCGGAACGAATGCGGAAGCTGTCCGTATGTCGGGAATCCGAACCGCCCCTTATGCAATCATGGTATTCGTTATTAGCGGGCTACTATGCGGGCTCGCCGGACTAGCACCAACATCCCTGATGGAAGCCGCCGACCCCGGCGCGGGTACTGGAATCGAGTTATCCGCAATTGCTGCCTGTGTCATCGGTGGAACGAGTTTAATGGGCGGTCGTGGCAATGCAATTAGCACATTCCTCGGAGTGCTAGTCATTGCAGTGCTGCAAACGGGACTGAGCCGTATGTCGGTCGAAGATGCAAACAAACAAATCATCACCGGCGTGGTGATCATCATGGCAGTATTGATTGACACTCTACGTCGCAACTGGGAAACGTCCGAATCATGA
- a CDS encoding nucleoside hydrolase codes for MKTQLIALCCTFGLPIIGWADGPAKVVFDTDIAGDVDDVLALAMLHTLADRDECSIEAVTVSKTHPKNGPIVDAVNTFYGRPDITIGVTKGNYPRECKYAKLVDETDGNSVRYPHDLLNSSDAPDAVEVLRRVLANAEPSSISIVSVGLAVNIADLLESPADEISPLTGVELVRKKVKRLSIMAGAFGPVNGNKHFLEANVVNHVGSMQRFVQNWPNEVPAVWSDFNIGIRVRYPRRSIARDFNYTPHHIVRESYLLHSGPEHDRPCWDLTSVLYAVRPGDGYFGLSPAGTVSVADDGFTTFSRDESGCHRYLKMTSIQAARVTEAQRMLVSQPPSK; via the coding sequence ATGAAAACTCAATTGATCGCATTATGCTGCACCTTCGGACTTCCCATAATCGGTTGGGCGGATGGTCCGGCGAAGGTTGTATTCGATACGGATATTGCGGGTGATGTCGACGATGTGCTCGCCCTAGCGATGCTGCATACCTTGGCGGACCGTGACGAATGCTCGATCGAAGCTGTCACAGTTTCTAAAACCCATCCAAAGAACGGCCCGATCGTTGATGCGGTCAACACGTTCTACGGACGGCCTGACATTACCATTGGGGTCACCAAAGGGAATTACCCCCGAGAATGCAAATATGCAAAATTGGTCGACGAAACCGATGGCAACTCCGTTCGCTATCCCCACGATCTCTTGAACAGTTCAGACGCGCCCGACGCCGTTGAAGTCTTGAGACGGGTGCTAGCGAACGCCGAACCAAGTTCTATATCGATTGTCTCAGTGGGACTAGCGGTCAACATCGCCGATTTGCTTGAGTCGCCAGCCGATGAGATAAGTCCGCTGACCGGAGTCGAACTTGTTCGCAAGAAGGTCAAGCGACTTTCGATCATGGCCGGTGCATTCGGCCCCGTGAATGGGAACAAACATTTCTTGGAAGCGAACGTTGTCAATCATGTCGGCTCGATGCAGCGGTTTGTTCAAAACTGGCCGAACGAAGTCCCAGCGGTGTGGAGTGACTTCAACATCGGGATTCGCGTCCGCTATCCCAGAAGAAGTATTGCGAGAGACTTTAACTATACACCACACCACATTGTCCGCGAGTCATACCTTCTGCATAGCGGCCCCGAGCATGACCGACCGTGTTGGGATTTGACAAGTGTCTTGTACGCTGTGCGTCCGGGAGATGGCTACTTCGGACTGTCCCCGGCTGGTACTGTATCGGTCGCCGATGACGGCTTCACCACGTTTTCGCGTGACGAATCCGGATGTCACCGGTATCTCAAGATGACCAGCATCCAAGCCGCACGAGTCACTGAGGCACAACGCATGCTCGTTAGCCAACCGCCATCAAAATAG
- a CDS encoding ABC transporter permease — MSGYVELSYSQVGLAALLIIVNGAISIGLRLRMEWSLILASLRTVVQLLLVGLVLEWVFRLDRWYVVLGIGCLMTLIAGITAASRNKRRYPGIWLNTIISVWASAWIVTSFALFAVLQGVDHWYQPQYAIPLLGMVLGNTLNGISLGLNSFTEALVARREQVESLLALGATRWEAARGIMQHGVRTGMIPIINSMMIVGLVSLPGMMTGQIIAGMPPIQAVKYQVVIMFLIASATAMGTVCVVMLSFFRLFNADHQFLHEKVR, encoded by the coding sequence ATGAGTGGTTATGTAGAACTATCGTACTCTCAGGTGGGGTTGGCCGCATTGCTGATCATTGTGAATGGTGCCATTTCGATCGGTCTTCGGTTGCGAATGGAGTGGTCTTTGATTCTCGCAAGTCTGCGAACGGTCGTGCAGTTGTTGCTGGTCGGCTTGGTGCTTGAGTGGGTCTTTCGGCTGGATCGCTGGTATGTGGTCCTTGGTATCGGATGCTTGATGACGCTCATCGCCGGCATAACCGCTGCCAGTCGCAACAAGCGGCGTTATCCGGGAATCTGGCTGAATACAATTATCTCCGTGTGGGCCAGTGCTTGGATTGTGACATCATTCGCCCTGTTCGCCGTGCTGCAGGGAGTAGACCATTGGTACCAGCCGCAGTATGCCATTCCGCTTTTGGGGATGGTGCTTGGAAACACACTCAATGGCATCTCTCTCGGACTGAACTCATTCACCGAAGCTCTGGTCGCACGTCGCGAACAAGTCGAATCTCTGCTTGCTCTCGGAGCCACGCGTTGGGAAGCGGCTCGTGGAATCATGCAGCATGGTGTCCGCACCGGTATGATCCCAATCATCAACTCGATGATGATCGTAGGCCTCGTCAGCCTCCCCGGCATGATGACCGGTCAGATCATTGCGGGCATGCCGCCAATCCAGGCGGTGAAGTATCAAGTTGTCATTATGTTCCTGATTGCATCCGCCACCGCGATGGGCACCGTCTGTGTCGTAATGCTTAGCTTCTTCCGTCTGTTCAATGCCGATCACCAGTTCCTACACGAGAAGGTTCGCTGA
- a CDS encoding ABC transporter ATP-binding protein, with protein MDKPIAAAISHENRVPLLQANDLIRRSGKQVLLDHVSLTVQPGERIAVVGPTASGKTLLLRSLALLDPLDGGNIVWHGERISHRDISGYRSQVVYLHQRPALMEGTVEANLRFPFSLKIHSARKFDIDALHAWLATLDRDGSFLSKRQRDLSGGESQIVALLRAIQLEPEVLLLDESTSALDAETTTAIEQLIDKWFDQQPDRRATVWVTHDQQQAQRVADRVLEMRVGVLSPREST; from the coding sequence GTGGATAAACCAATCGCCGCCGCAATTTCCCATGAGAACCGTGTGCCACTGCTCCAGGCCAACGATTTGATTCGCCGGTCTGGTAAGCAAGTCCTGCTGGATCACGTGTCACTGACGGTCCAACCGGGCGAGCGAATTGCCGTTGTCGGGCCGACGGCCAGTGGCAAGACGCTGCTGCTACGGTCACTAGCCCTGCTCGATCCTCTTGACGGTGGTAACATCGTTTGGCATGGCGAGCGAATCAGTCATCGAGACATATCGGGTTACCGCAGTCAGGTCGTGTATTTGCACCAGCGACCAGCACTGATGGAGGGAACCGTCGAAGCGAATTTACGGTTTCCCTTCTCATTGAAAATCCACAGTGCCCGAAAGTTCGACATCGATGCTCTTCACGCGTGGCTAGCGACGCTGGACCGGGACGGATCGTTCTTGAGTAAGCGGCAACGCGACCTCTCCGGCGGCGAATCGCAGATTGTGGCATTGCTACGTGCAATACAGCTTGAGCCGGAAGTCTTGTTGCTCGATGAATCAACGTCGGCCCTTGACGCAGAGACAACGACCGCGATCGAACAACTCATTGACAAATGGTTCGACCAACAGCCTGACCGACGGGCCACGGTCTGGGTCACTCATGATCAGCAGCAGGCTCAACGCGTCGCCGATCGCGTCTTGGAGATGAGAGTTGGCGTCCTATCACCTAGGGAATCGACATGA
- a CDS encoding RNA ligase family protein, producing MTTADDEFVRSFVSFLQTPRNPMMGASHGDFTKYPRTPHLFGSTGTADDKHLGEAESQAFIADESLIVEEKIDGTNVGIHFSDSGEMILQCRGHRVTEGMHPQYDLFKQWAAVKRHVLKEQLQDRFILFGEWVYARHSIHYRKLTHYFFEFDIFDKQQEIFLVLEDRLSLLAGTGVQTVPVIHTGRLKQDGLKDLIGPSHFDSHFDNPITNRPDNLMEGLYLRTEADGMVTGRAKFVRPEFVEKIKQSTHWQHQQMVPNQLAEHVDIWQ from the coding sequence ATGACAACAGCCGATGACGAATTTGTGCGGTCATTCGTTTCCTTTCTCCAAACCCCAAGGAACCCGATGATGGGTGCTTCTCATGGTGACTTCACCAAGTATCCCCGCACACCTCATCTATTTGGGTCCACGGGAACCGCCGACGATAAGCATCTTGGCGAAGCAGAGTCGCAGGCGTTTATCGCCGATGAGTCGTTGATTGTCGAAGAAAAGATTGACGGTACGAATGTCGGTATTCACTTCTCGGATTCTGGGGAAATGATTCTGCAATGCCGGGGACATCGAGTCACCGAAGGCATGCACCCGCAGTACGACTTGTTCAAACAATGGGCAGCCGTCAAACGGCATGTGCTCAAGGAGCAGTTGCAGGACCGTTTCATACTGTTTGGCGAATGGGTCTACGCCCGGCATTCAATCCATTACCGCAAGCTCACCCATTACTTCTTCGAGTTTGACATCTTCGACAAACAGCAGGAAATCTTTCTGGTATTGGAGGATCGGTTATCGCTGCTCGCCGGCACGGGAGTCCAAACGGTGCCCGTGATTCATACCGGCCGATTAAAACAGGATGGCTTGAAAGACCTGATCGGGCCGTCGCATTTCGACAGCCACTTTGACAACCCAATCACCAACCGCCCTGATAACCTGATGGAAGGTCTATACCTACGGACCGAAGCAGACGGCATGGTGACCGGACGGGCAAAGTTTGTACGGCCTGAGTTTGTCGAGAAGATCAAGCAAAGCACACACTGGCAGCATCAGCAGATGGTGCCGAACCAATTGGCCGAGCATGTGGATATCTGGCAATGA
- a CDS encoding AAA family ATPase, with product MNWKQLQESSLDDITAWAETQAWCQAMADCVQDAGWHSEGDVWTHTKMVLEQLLDLDEWPSLSSHEQTILVFTAIFHDVAKPLTTEIDPESGRVRSPKHAVKGEHVARNILRDLGCDLATREQIARMVRYHGRPVFLLERDEPTHEVVRLSWLVDNRLLYLFALADTRGRDTESMARPEEKLHFWKLMAEEANCYDQPYPFATDHARFTFFQQGESNLQYVPHENFSCTVMLMAGLPGSGKDTWLSRNRSELPVVSLDEIRGELGVDPTDNQGQVAQTARERCREFLRSGTSFAFNATNTMRQTRRRWLDLFADYNASIEIVYLEPPYETLLRQNRARTKSVPEGVIHKLAEKCEPPTWLECHRLVLSDGKTDR from the coding sequence ATGAACTGGAAGCAACTCCAAGAATCCTCACTCGACGATATCACGGCTTGGGCCGAAACCCAGGCGTGGTGCCAGGCGATGGCGGACTGTGTTCAGGACGCCGGGTGGCATTCCGAAGGGGATGTCTGGACGCACACGAAGATGGTCCTCGAACAATTGCTCGACTTGGACGAATGGCCTTCGCTCTCGTCGCATGAACAGACCATCCTGGTTTTCACAGCAATTTTTCATGATGTCGCCAAGCCGTTGACGACCGAAATCGATCCCGAATCAGGGCGAGTCCGCTCCCCGAAACATGCCGTCAAAGGGGAACACGTCGCACGCAACATCCTGCGTGATCTTGGTTGTGATCTGGCAACGCGAGAGCAAATCGCAAGGATGGTCCGTTACCACGGGCGACCAGTGTTCCTGCTTGAACGCGATGAACCGACGCACGAAGTCGTCCGGTTGTCGTGGCTCGTTGACAATCGGCTGTTGTATCTGTTTGCTCTCGCGGACACCCGCGGCCGGGACACTGAATCGATGGCTCGGCCGGAGGAAAAACTCCACTTCTGGAAGCTAATGGCGGAAGAAGCGAACTGCTACGACCAGCCATATCCGTTCGCCACCGACCATGCCCGCTTCACGTTTTTCCAGCAGGGGGAGTCGAATCTGCAGTACGTTCCGCACGAGAACTTTTCTTGCACTGTCATGCTAATGGCCGGTCTTCCTGGTAGCGGCAAGGATACGTGGTTATCCAGAAATCGCAGCGAACTTCCAGTAGTCTCGCTCGACGAAATCCGTGGCGAACTTGGGGTTGATCCGACGGACAACCAAGGGCAGGTCGCCCAAACCGCGCGGGAGCGGTGTCGGGAGTTCCTACGGTCAGGAACTTCGTTTGCCTTCAACGCGACGAACACAATGCGGCAGACCCGTCGCCGCTGGCTCGACCTGTTTGCCGATTACAATGCGAGCATTGAGATCGTGTACCTCGAACCGCCCTATGAAACGCTGCTCCGGCAAAACCGAGCGCGGACCAAGTCCGTGCCTGAAGGTGTCATCCACAAGTTGGCTGAGAAATGCGAGCCGCCGACGTGGCTCGAGTGTCACCGGCTGGTGCTCAGCGACGGCAAGACCGATCGATGA